In Akkermansia muciniphila, one DNA window encodes the following:
- a CDS encoding family 20 glycosylhydrolase, with protein MKFLLLSFAWMCMACAGAWGQDTAPSFPANGANYRQFPAERPPLVPKPQQLRWDGRVIPVQSVRILAPSPSKTSYPEQMKFIVSELKSFLADHRVKVAPDGTFAIKFVKGDVKTGTENSKLKEEAYSLRVTSGGALITAMDTRGFYYGMKTLEQLLLRRGGTTTIAACDIVDWPDFEIRGFMNDVGRNYMPLPLIARELDSMAQLKLNVYHFHFTENPGWRLESKIYPELNDSRNYTRMPGKFYTQKEFKQLVEYCRLRNILLIPEMDMPGHSQMFRKALNVKMSDEKATKALVALIKELCSLVPKEKMPIIHIGTDEVRGRDEQVNNEILKEYINAVESCGRIPMRWQPGLTPKGYNGSIQQLWSGRQNRGAWPTDGAKYVDSLETYLNHLDPFETAMTMYFRRACPFRNAEGLGMMLCSFPDLEITDPRNQVLQTPVYAGMAFVSEPLWNNPHEKVQGDPNQDEYMKYFSNLPVQGDPLLKGFADYENRVLAIRDRFFMDKEFNYVRQANIPWKLLGPIPNGGKTETEFAPEEDNKAGKMKDSYEIDGVTYEWSGDDYTGATIIFKHYCDFPTLFNGAKIGAYPHKNHTYYAQTWIYSPKAQTVPFWISGHTWATSDWRNGPASVPGKWFHADPKFFVNGREIAPPQWKKPRNSGVLVDENYHFREPSMVPLKKGWNRVLVKSPSNNSARRWMFTFVPVLVNPKTPGCNVKEYPGLKFSTRPE; from the coding sequence ATGAAGTTCCTTTTATTATCGTTTGCATGGATGTGCATGGCTTGCGCCGGAGCATGGGGGCAGGATACGGCCCCGTCCTTTCCGGCCAACGGAGCCAATTACAGGCAGTTTCCGGCGGAGCGGCCTCCGCTGGTTCCCAAACCCCAGCAGCTTCGCTGGGACGGCAGGGTTATTCCCGTGCAGTCCGTGCGCATTCTGGCTCCGTCTCCGTCCAAGACTTCCTATCCGGAGCAGATGAAGTTCATCGTTTCCGAGTTGAAGTCTTTTCTGGCGGATCACCGCGTGAAGGTGGCTCCGGACGGGACGTTTGCCATTAAATTCGTCAAGGGGGATGTGAAAACCGGCACGGAAAATTCCAAGCTGAAGGAGGAAGCCTATTCCCTTCGTGTAACTTCCGGCGGCGCGCTCATTACGGCGATGGATACCAGAGGATTCTACTACGGCATGAAAACGCTGGAGCAGCTTCTTCTGCGACGCGGCGGGACGACGACTATTGCCGCCTGCGACATCGTGGACTGGCCGGATTTTGAAATCCGCGGGTTCATGAACGATGTGGGACGCAATTACATGCCGCTGCCTCTGATTGCACGGGAGCTGGATTCCATGGCGCAGCTTAAGCTGAACGTTTACCACTTCCATTTTACGGAGAATCCCGGCTGGCGGCTGGAATCCAAAATTTATCCGGAGCTGAACGATTCCAGGAATTATACGCGCATGCCTGGCAAGTTTTACACGCAGAAGGAGTTTAAGCAGCTGGTGGAGTACTGCCGCCTGCGCAACATCCTGCTGATTCCGGAGATGGATATGCCGGGGCACAGCCAGATGTTCCGCAAGGCGCTCAACGTGAAGATGAGCGATGAAAAGGCCACCAAGGCCCTGGTGGCCCTGATCAAGGAGTTGTGTTCCCTGGTTCCCAAGGAGAAAATGCCCATTATCCACATCGGCACGGATGAGGTGCGCGGCAGGGATGAGCAGGTGAACAATGAGATTCTGAAGGAGTACATCAATGCTGTGGAATCCTGCGGCCGCATTCCCATGAGATGGCAGCCCGGCCTGACGCCGAAGGGTTATAACGGTTCCATCCAGCAGTTATGGTCCGGCCGCCAGAACCGCGGCGCATGGCCTACCGACGGGGCGAAGTACGTTGATTCCCTGGAAACTTACCTGAATCATCTTGATCCGTTTGAAACGGCCATGACGATGTATTTCCGCCGGGCGTGTCCGTTCCGGAATGCGGAAGGACTGGGCATGATGCTGTGCTCTTTTCCGGACCTGGAAATCACGGATCCGCGCAACCAGGTGCTTCAGACGCCCGTTTACGCCGGGATGGCGTTCGTTTCCGAACCCTTGTGGAACAATCCCCATGAGAAGGTGCAGGGAGATCCCAACCAGGACGAATACATGAAGTATTTTTCCAATTTGCCCGTGCAGGGAGATCCTCTGCTGAAAGGATTTGCGGATTACGAGAACCGAGTGCTCGCCATCCGGGACCGTTTTTTCATGGATAAGGAGTTTAATTACGTGCGGCAGGCGAATATTCCCTGGAAATTGCTGGGGCCTATTCCCAACGGCGGTAAGACGGAAACGGAATTCGCCCCGGAAGAGGACAACAAGGCAGGGAAGATGAAGGATTCCTACGAGATTGACGGCGTCACCTATGAGTGGTCCGGAGACGATTACACGGGGGCCACCATCATTTTCAAGCATTACTGTGATTTTCCGACGCTGTTCAATGGCGCGAAGATAGGAGCTTATCCCCACAAGAACCATACTTATTATGCGCAGACCTGGATTTATTCCCCCAAGGCGCAGACGGTGCCTTTCTGGATCAGCGGACATACCTGGGCCACGTCCGACTGGCGCAATGGTCCGGCGAGCGTTCCCGGCAAATGGTTCCATGCGGATCCCAAATTTTTCGTGAACGGCCGGGAGATTGCCCCCCCGCAATGGAAGAAGCCGCGCAACAGCGGCGTGCTGGTGGATGAAAACTACCATTTCCGGGAGCCTTCCATGGTTCCGTTGAAGAAGGGGTGGAACCGCGTGCTGGTGAAGAGCCCCAGCAACAATTCCGCGCGCCGGTGGATGTTCACTTTTGTTCCGGTGCTGGTGAATCCCAAGACGCCCGGATGCAATGTGAAGGAATATCCCGGCCTTAAATTTTCCACACGCCCGGAATAG
- a CDS encoding enolase C-terminal domain-like protein produces the protein MFYHEYSLTACGPLNARAAEVCRKGALIKTDEGGYGCIQPWPELGDATLQEELDALKKGRPLPLGVRAAECARTDGEARARGVSLFDGLHIPESHATLPSCVSPATIRIMESKGFKAGKIKASANLAASLERLTMLASMVPSWRWRLDFNGCLNENDALKFWKSLPHHLKTRIDFIEDPCPFSIQSWERLVDAGMPLALDMGSDVEHQPAISSDLPIIRIVKPAREATPEYLYEPPVFTTVMDHPVGQLWAVYQAAEYYRNFLPTEIPLCGLCTHLLFEPDPFIDQMGGMTPQAAVPGGTGLGFDELLENIPWKIL, from the coding sequence GTGTTTTACCATGAATATTCTTTAACAGCCTGCGGCCCTCTGAACGCCAGAGCCGCGGAAGTGTGCAGGAAGGGAGCCCTTATTAAAACGGATGAAGGCGGGTACGGCTGCATCCAGCCGTGGCCGGAACTGGGAGACGCCACCCTGCAGGAGGAATTGGACGCGCTCAAGAAGGGCCGCCCTCTGCCTTTGGGCGTCCGCGCCGCGGAATGCGCCCGAACGGACGGAGAAGCACGCGCGAGGGGCGTCAGCTTGTTTGACGGTCTTCACATTCCGGAAAGCCACGCCACGCTGCCCTCCTGCGTCAGCCCCGCCACCATTCGCATCATGGAATCCAAGGGATTCAAGGCAGGAAAAATCAAGGCCAGCGCCAATCTGGCCGCCTCCCTGGAACGGCTGACGATGCTGGCATCCATGGTCCCCTCCTGGCGCTGGCGGCTGGATTTCAACGGATGCCTGAATGAAAACGATGCCCTGAAATTCTGGAAATCCCTGCCCCACCATCTGAAAACCAGGATAGACTTCATAGAAGACCCGTGCCCCTTCTCCATCCAGAGCTGGGAACGTCTGGTGGACGCCGGCATGCCTCTGGCCCTGGACATGGGTTCGGACGTGGAACACCAGCCGGCTATTTCCTCAGACCTGCCCATCATCCGCATCGTCAAACCCGCGCGGGAAGCAACGCCGGAATACCTTTACGAGCCTCCCGTCTTCACTACCGTCATGGATCACCCCGTAGGGCAGCTCTGGGCCGTTTACCAGGCGGCGGAGTATTACCGCAACTTCCTTCCCACGGAAATTCCCCTCTGCGGCCTCTGCACGCACCTCCTGTTTGAGCCGGACCCCTTTATTGACCAGATGGGCGGCATGACCCCTCAGGCAGCTGTTCCCGGAGGCACGGGGCTCGGCTTTGACGAACTATTGGAAAATATTCCCTGGAAAATACTGTAA